The stretch of DNA TCCCTGATCTCTATCTCGATAGGGTCGATATATTTCTTATTTGGATGCTAAACATGGATGATAAGGTCAAGAGCATCGACAAACTTGTTCTGGACTCTAGGAATATGCCTGAATTCGATCTTTTTGAACTTCTTACTAGCTCTTTTACACTGTGTAGGTATGGAAGGATCTTGACGTTCTTGGTagtccattctccttgaacttgatgtattAATAGATAAGAGTCCACTATGACCAAAAGCTCATTGATGTTCATAGCAACTGCCATTCTAGTCCCGAGGATACATGCTACGTACTCAGCCATATTATCTGTGCAAGGAAACCTTATCTTTGCTGATGCTGGGTAATGTTGTCCTGACTCCGAAATTAGGACTGCCCCAATTCCTACTCCTTCGAAATTTgttgctccgtcgaagaacattctccacccTGGGTATGACTTTGTGATATCTTCTCCGGTGAACAACACCTCCTCATTTGGAAAGTATGTAGTGAGCGGTTCATAATCCTTATCCACTAGATTCTCTACGAGGTGGTCGTCTAAAGCTTGTCCTTTGATGGTCTTCTTgtttatgtacacaatgtcaaattcgctaAGAAGAATCTTCCATTTAGCTAGTTTTCTTGCaggcatcggcttctgaaagatatacttgagcgggtcgagccGGGATATTAAATGTGTGGTGTATGCTGACATGTAATGCCTTGACTTCTAGGCGATCCAGTCAAAGCACAGTAGGTGCGCTCTATCAGAGTTTATTTGTCCCTGCATGGTGTGAATTTCATGCTTAAGTAATAGATGGCCTGCTCTTTTCTTCAGGtttcatcgtgttgtcccaacacGCATCCAAATGCATTATCTAAGACCGAGCTGTATAATAACAGTGGCTTCCCAAACTCGGGAGGAACCAACACTGGTGGATTTGACAAATACTCCGTAATTCTGTTGAAGGCTTTTTGACACTCTTCTGTCCATTTCGTAGCCACATCCTTCTTTAGTAGCTTGAAGATGGGTTCACAAATTACTGTAGACTGGGCTATGAAACGACTGATGTAATTCATCCTAccaggaaactcatcacatccgTCTTGCTCTAGGGTGGTGGCAACTCTTGAATGGATTTGATCTTTGAAGGGTCTAGCTCTATCCCTTTCTTGCTTACGATGAAACCTTGCaattttccagcagggactccgaatgCGCATTTTGCGGGATTCAGCTTCAAATGTTCTGAACCCTTTCGAGACTTGATAATGACGTtatccacatatacctcgatcTCTTTGTGAATCATGTCAAGAAAAAGGGTTGTCATGGCCCTAATGTAAGTAGCGCCAACATTTTTGAGGCTGAATGGCATGACTCTATACCAGTAAACTCCACAAGGTGTAGTGAAcgctgtcttttctgcatcttcttcgtGCATCAAGATCTGGTGGTATCCGGCGAAACAATCCACAAATGACGGCAGTTCGTGCTTCGCACAACTGTCAATGAGCATATAAATATTTGGTAAAGGAAAATCGTTTGTCGGGCTGGCCTTGTTAAGATCTCAATAATCCACATATATCCTgatcttcccatccttcttcggaaccGGGACAATATTTGCCAACCATGTGGGATAATTGGGGACCCTTACTGTTACGACCCAAATACcataataggtcgtgatggcgcccaactatGCTAATAGGCAAGCCAATGCATGAACCTCCACTTAACTatccattttaattttttttaaatcatgaatttaattaaataaatagaataaaatctaGCACTCATATAAACCTATGCTTTTCTTTACTAAATTTccgaatataaataaatcataaagtgAAGTGATATAATAACGTAAAATAAAATAACGAACATCCACTAGGAacccctaaaacccggtgtcacaagagcatgagcatctactagaacaATACAACACTACCACAACATCagtctggaatataaaatagacaagatATAATAACTAAATAAGATGGAGACTGTGTACTGCGAATCGTAgcgtagaatgcagctcaccataaagtcccctcaacagCTGCGCCAATGCACCAAGATGACCACCTAATGTACATGCCTCAGTACCTGTacattcagtgcagaagtgtagcatgagtacgtaaatcagcgCGTACCAATAAGTGTCTAGCCTGaccccgaagaggtagtgacgagaggtcgacattcacacttactagtggtccaataaatcaaatataataaggtAGACAAGTATGAAACAATGAGAACATATATaggcaaataatacggtctacAACTGAACAGTGAACACAGTGTCCTCAATAAAcggatacctcctcaaatggaatacgtaATGGTCAATAGCAAATCAATagtcacatctcaagtcaggaaacACATGAGTACGCAGACTCTTTATAAATTATTTCGTACCATTCTGCCAAGGTGagcggcccaatcccataagagtgctTCATAGAACTGCCAAGGCGAaaggcctgatcccataagagtgtgataaaTAATCATGTCGaggtgaatggcccgatcccataagaatatgatacatgatattgccgaggcgaacgacctgatcccataagaatatggtACTCTACCAAGGCGAATAgactgatcccataagagtgtgttacatgatactgccgaggcgaatggattgatcccataagaatatgatacatgatactgccgaggcgaacaacctgatcccataagaatatgttatTCCGCCCAGGCGAACGGACCAATACCATAAGAATATGTTACTTTGCCGAGACAAACGACCCAATCCTATATGAGTGTGTTACACGATACCGctaaggcgaacggcccgatcccatatgaGTATGTTACACGATACCGctaaggcgaacggcccgatctcaTAAGAGTATTGCTGAGGCGTTCagtccgatcccattagaatatgaaacCTTGACGGGTCACTCAACCCACTCacaaatatacgtgtgagttataaaattcaagaaaaactATCGGACGAATACGCACAACACAGAAGAAATCCTTAAAGGAAAGTACAATTtccacggctaatcaagtagctcgtcaagtatctaaaatagtaAGTACGATACTCTATGCTAGTCTAGTCTCAAGTTTAATATAAATTAAAGTATTTCAACAggaaagaataactcaaatagtacaattaaagcatggcgtgagtctaagtctacctggacataatcaggaattctagcatacgcacggacactcatcacTACATATgtgtgtagctcccacaacatgtagcacataataaatataacacctacggggtaaattccccctcacaaggttagatgggagacttacctcgctccgaaatccgataaccggctccaacgcctctctaactcctcaaactgatgccaaacgatccgaaactaaacATACagtgtgcaaaccaatcaaaatatactccaatactcgtaatttagcaatttataacaattcccaactctgctcgaaaaaaCAACATAGTCAACCCCCGAGCCGACGTGTCAGATTTcgaaaattatcaaaaataaatattacccataaatTATATAGTCTATATCcataaaatcatccaatttcatccatgaattgaccctcagatcaaggatttaccatttctcaactttgggactcaaaatcccaatttctacaattcaaacacggataaaaataataaccaaggGAAATAATCATGGAAAAACATTACAATGAAGGTTAGatatttacccccttgttgagacgagaacaactccgcaaaaatcacttcaaacggagctctagaactcaagatatacTCAACATACTAAAATGCTCGGTCTTCCCATTTAAAACACTGCCCAGGTGATTTTAGTTCTTCTCCTTCGCGGGACACCTTCGCATTCATGAAGACCAATTTTTCGCATTGACCGGTCAAACCAGAATTCCTTCTTCGCATTTGGAAAACCTGTCTCGCGTTGGCGAAGAACAAGAGttcacaccagaaaccagcaatatTTTCTGacacggaaataggcataactctctcatacgacatcggaattcgacgattcttattgtTATGGTTCCATAATTACGATAAGGATCTAATGGTTCAGTTTTATCACAAATTAAAGGGTTTTTTTCTCAATAGGGTACCCTTTATACCTAAAGAAACAACgcagaaacatcaaataagagcgcgacacaatccaaacacatctgaaacacacccaaggcccccgaaCCCCCTCagatcacacaaaccagtcccaaaacataacacgaacctacgcgaggcctcaaatcacaccaaaaccacatcaaaatcatgaatcgcacatcaattcaagactaatgaactttaaaatttctaaaactcatgctgaaccatatcaaatcaacctggaatgacctcaaatttttcatgcaagtcccaaatgacacaacagacctataccAACTCATGGAACCACAATCTACatctgatatcaacaaagtcaactctcggtcaaaccaaTCAACCTTCTAAACGTTCAATCTTCCAACGTTTGCCAAAAAGCATcgaatcaacctacggacctccaaatacaaatccggatatacgcccaagtccaaaatcatcatccggacctaacggaaccatcaaaactccgatccgaggttgtttactcaaaagtcaatacttggtcaactcttccaacttaaagcttccgaattgagtattattcttccaaactaactctAATCTTCCCGAAAATCTAATCCGACTACACGTGAATACGTGAAGTgtagctactcaaggtctcaaactgccgaacgacatgctagaacTCAAAGCgactggtcgggttgttacattctcccccacttaaacatacatttatccttgaacgtgccaagaactggtCCATAGTtgcccaaaatcactgtttaacacctcgtgcacctacatGTGCCATCACATCccatatgagcacattagctcaagccagaCTTAAGATCCTTCGTGCTGCATTAGCctacaagccttagaaccaaattccaacatccaaaattctctaCCTGGTCTGATTCTAACATATGCACGCCGTATCAATCTTAACAtgatgtaccaaaacatgatcatgcaccatTTCTGAATTCACGCAATGCGCCGCATAATTCGTACACTCATAATAACATCCTCGAACCACAATTGCTGCAAATTTTGGAAGCTGATGCCCGTATTGTACCATGGAATCTCTCCGCTTGGcgagaaccattgcctcattctgaactgacTAGTGACATTTTTCctctaatatacattatataaattTGATTGCACTAATTCTAGGTCCAACAACCTTGtatcacccagtacaagcttctCGGGCAATAAGCCGCCTCAAACACCATCTAGAATCTCATATGACATTATCAATGTACCAACAAGACACAATtcgaatatgaccaataaggaaTAACGAACCCGAATACCAGACTATCTGGCCTACGCAACGAACAAAAATAACAAACcaatgctatgaacctttctcagagatgaaaaacaaaacacacaaactaAGTATAAGGACTAGTACTCAGCATGTCACTATTGCGGTATGCATTCCAATCTAAATATCATACTCGTGGCGGCGTACCACCTGATCCGCatataacaatcaataaggaaatacttaTCGAGCGAAAATTCTCATACCCACGAAATGCTTGAATATCGACCACAAACATGCTAAGTGCATAAACACAACCCTAGGGAGACAAGTAGTGCCATGCCCTACCAAATACCaggcacgactaaggtgcaataaacgaattgcatcttgagagccatctcgctcacataacaccacaagctacacaggaTCATAACACAcatgtgaataatcaagtcgtctcacaacccataTGGCATAAAAGAGTAGCACCTGAAATAGACGAAGGCAGGAATATCATCCACCATGCCCGAAGACCCATCCATAAGCGATGTTATGCCGAATAAGCATATTTGAACTggtataaaatatatattcatattaggcctaccaacggacctcaagccgattctaatCATCCCAAAATGGGTcaataaccttccaaagatccacaatgaccctattcatggCACATACGATATATCGTCCAATCTAGAACAAACTCCCATAGTCCGCAACCAAATAAATAGAGCACATCTCAGACCTAAACTCTCACATCCATGACAATGCTAGAATCTGCATATATGATTTCAATCTCTACCACATAAATGGCTGACACATCACACATATACAATCATCCCTCAAGAGATACTCCCAcggccttccgcaccaggtagcaaaatctGCACATCCATGGCTACCAACCATACTATTACTGTAATGCAAATCAAGAATTcataaatcaatacacaatgcctct from Nicotiana tomentosiformis chromosome 11, ASM39032v3, whole genome shotgun sequence encodes:
- the LOC138901560 gene encoding uncharacterized protein, with amino-acid sequence MPARKLAKWKILLSEFDIVYINKKTIKGQALDDHLVENLVDKDYEPLTTYFPNEEVLFTGEDITKSYPGWRMFFDGATNFEGVGIGAVLISESGQHYPASAKISGLLSINTSSSRRMDYQERQDPSIPTQCKRASKKFKKIEFRHIPRVQNKFVDALDLIIHV